A window from Macaca thibetana thibetana isolate TM-01 chromosome 7, ASM2454274v1, whole genome shotgun sequence encodes these proteins:
- the LOC126959214 gene encoding olfactory receptor 4F4, producing MSGVSCPPPSLLFIIPVKPGLGHFFHIKVTEAAISWNESTSETNNSIVTEFIFLGLSDSQELQIFLFVLFLVFYGGIVFGNLLIVITVVSDSHLHSPMYLLLANLSVIDLSLSSVTAPKMITDFFSQRKAISFKGCLVQIFLLHFFGGSEMVILIAMGFDRYVAICRPLHYTTIMCGSACVGIMAVAWGIGFLHSVSQLAFAVHLPFCGPNEVDSFYCDLPRVIKLACTDTYKLDIIIVNSGVLTVCSFVLLIISYTIILMTIQHRPSDRSSKALSTLTAHITVVLLFFGPCVFISAWPFPIKSLDKFLAVFYSVITPLLNPIIYTLRNKDMKTAIRRLRKWDVHSIKS from the exons ATGTCCGGTGTTTCTTGcccacctccttctctcctttttataATACCAGTGAAACCTGGTTTGGGGCATTTCTTTCACATAAAG GTAACTGAAGCAGCTATTTCCTGGAATGAATCAACGAGTGAAACAAATAATTCCATAGTGACTGAATTCATTTTTCTGGGTCTCTCTGATTCTCAGGAACTCCAAATCTTCCTATTTGTGTTGTTTCTTGTATTCTATGGAGGAATCGTGTTTGGAAACCTTCTTATTGTCATAACAGTGGTATCTGACTCCCACCTTCACTCTCCCATGTACTTGCTGCTAGCCAACCTCTCAGTCATTGATCTGTCTCTGTCTTCAGTCACAGCCCCCAAGATGATTACTGACTTTTTCAGCCAGCGCAAAGCCATCTCTTTCAAGGGCTGCCTTGTTCAgatatttctccttcacttctttgGTGGGAGTGAGATGGTAATCCTCATAGCCATGGGCTTTGACAGATATGTAGCAATATGCAGACCCCTGCACTATACTACAATTATGTGTGGCAGTGCATGTGTCGGCATTATGGCTGTTGCATGGGGAATTGGCTTTCTCCATTCAGTGAGCCAGTTGGCCTTTGCCGTTCACTTACCCTTCTGTGGTCCCAATGAGGTCGATAGCTTTTATTGTGACCTTCCTAGGGTAATCAAACTTGCCTGTACAGATACCTACAAGCTAGATATTATCATTGTTAACAGTGGTGTGCTCACTGTGTGTTCTTTTGTTCTTCTAATCATCTCATACACTATCATCCTAATGACCATCCAACATCGCCCTTCAGATAGGTCATCCAAAGCTCTGTCCACTTTGACTGCTCACATCACAGTAGTTCTTTTGTTCTTTGGACCatgtgtctttatttctgcctggCCATTCCCCATCAAGTCATTAGATAAATTCCTTGCTGTATTTTATTCTGTGATCACCCCTCTCTTGAACCCAATTATATACACACTGAGGAACAAAGACATGAAGACTGCAATAAGACGGCTGAGAAAATGGGATGTGCATTCTATAAAGTCTTAA